One window of the Kiritimatiellales bacterium genome contains the following:
- a CDS encoding Fic family protein → MVVFELNVSHKRLMKYNWQFSEWPEFQYEIGGVQNLILKFIETAGRTNGILSTLPETEKTETIVDLMVSEALKSAKIEGEMLSRPDVMSSIKKNLGLHTKLEKTGDQRAEGIAELLVCVRNSFAEPLSKQALFKWHSMLMKGAVKIQSGAWRTHKELMLIVSGSIGNETIHFEAPPSTAVPLEMNRFISWFNKTEKNMPNFPIRAAIAHLYFESIHPFEDGNGRIGRALSEKVLSQGFGHPVLLSLSPAIEADRSGYYAALKQALRSLNVTEWIEWFMSTLIAAQQQAETRIEFTVRKTKFYDLINGMKLNDRQLKVLHRMLKEGPNGFRGGMSAKKYIAITKTSKPTATRDLQTLVEYGILTSSGGGRSTSYQIAL, encoded by the coding sequence ATGGTTGTTTTCGAGCTGAATGTGTCGCATAAACGGCTCATGAAATATAATTGGCAGTTTTCTGAGTGGCCTGAATTTCAGTATGAAATCGGCGGAGTACAAAATTTAATTCTTAAATTCATCGAAACAGCAGGACGAACAAACGGGATTTTATCAACGCTACCGGAAACGGAAAAAACAGAAACGATTGTTGACCTGATGGTTTCTGAAGCACTCAAAAGCGCAAAAATTGAAGGCGAGATGCTCAGCCGCCCGGATGTCATGTCCTCAATTAAAAAAAATCTAGGCCTGCACACGAAGCTGGAAAAAACAGGCGATCAAAGAGCAGAAGGAATTGCAGAACTGCTGGTTTGTGTACGGAACAGTTTTGCAGAACCATTAAGCAAACAAGCACTTTTCAAATGGCATTCCATGCTGATGAAGGGCGCTGTGAAAATTCAGTCCGGCGCATGGCGAACGCATAAGGAGCTGATGCTGATTGTTTCAGGCAGCATTGGAAATGAAACGATACACTTTGAAGCACCGCCATCAACCGCCGTTCCTTTAGAAATGAACCGGTTTATTTCATGGTTCAACAAAACAGAAAAAAACATGCCGAATTTCCCCATAAGGGCGGCAATTGCACATCTGTATTTTGAATCGATTCATCCATTTGAAGACGGAAACGGACGGATTGGACGGGCTCTTTCAGAAAAAGTACTGTCTCAAGGATTTGGACATCCGGTACTGCTCAGTCTTTCTCCGGCCATTGAAGCAGATCGTTCGGGATATTATGCCGCTCTTAAGCAGGCGCTGCGGTCTCTTAATGTCACCGAATGGATTGAATGGTTTATGAGCACGCTGATTGCTGCACAGCAACAAGCAGAAACCCGGATTGAATTTACGGTACGAAAAACAAAATTTTATGACCTTATTAATGGCATGAAACTCAATGACCGGCAATTAAAGGTATTGCATAGGATGCTGAAAGAAGGTCCGAATGGATTCCGGGGAGGAATGTCGGCTAAAAAATATATCGCAATCACAAAAACCAGCAAGCCTACCGCCACACGCGACTTACAGACATTGGTTGAATATGGCATTCTCACATCCTCTGGCGGCGGGCGTAGCACAAGCTATCAAATTGCTTTATAG
- a CDS encoding D-aminoacylase: MNFDLLIKNGAVLDGTGTPAMAADIGIIGEQIAAVGDLHNAGAAEIIDAEGQYVCPGFIDVHSHSDAYLLIEPRASSKVFQGITTEICGNCGASAAPRPGGAALPTDWQDKPFPGTWRTVTEYRQLFDRVKPAVNEALLAGHNTLHRGVCGYEPRGATPDELNEMQYALERALDEGACGMSTGLIYPPASAVPREEIIKLAKVCAAKEKIYTSHMRSEGRALLEALDETIDIGRRAGVRVQVSHLKTSGQAHWHKLEAALEKMETARAGGIELAADRYPYTASQTDLDIVLPDWALYDGRDAVLARLRDPETRAKIRCEILEGRGEFGFQAVMIGSVEHPALKQFKGIMVDDVAAKLDLEPVDALLHIIETDQLRTGANFFGMSEENMWRILELPWVMIGCDASLRAPDGILGVDHPHPRAYGTFTKLLRAALDGKTVLLPEMIRKMTALPAEQFRLKNRGVLQKGNAADVVVFTPEKIKEKTTYAEPHQLSEGVTTLIVNGTLTITGGTLTGNRNGKFLE, from the coding sequence ATGAACTTTGATCTGCTGATTAAAAACGGAGCGGTACTGGATGGAACGGGAACGCCGGCGATGGCGGCGGATATTGGAATTATCGGCGAGCAGATTGCGGCGGTCGGCGATTTGCACAACGCCGGTGCGGCTGAAATTATTGATGCCGAAGGTCAATACGTCTGTCCGGGATTTATTGATGTGCATTCACATTCGGATGCGTATCTGCTGATCGAACCGCGTGCGTCGAGCAAGGTGTTTCAGGGAATTACGACAGAGATTTGCGGCAACTGCGGTGCGTCGGCCGCCCCGCGTCCCGGCGGTGCAGCGCTGCCGACCGACTGGCAGGATAAGCCGTTCCCCGGCACATGGCGCACCGTAACAGAATACCGGCAGCTTTTTGACCGGGTAAAACCGGCGGTGAATGAAGCGCTGCTCGCCGGACACAATACTCTGCATCGCGGTGTGTGCGGCTATGAACCGCGCGGCGCAACGCCGGACGAACTGAATGAAATGCAATATGCGCTTGAACGGGCGCTGGATGAAGGCGCGTGCGGAATGAGCACCGGTTTAATTTATCCGCCGGCATCCGCCGTGCCGCGTGAAGAAATTATTAAACTGGCGAAAGTCTGCGCCGCAAAAGAAAAAATTTATACGTCGCACATGCGCAGCGAGGGCCGCGCGCTGCTGGAAGCGCTTGACGAAACGATTGATATTGGCCGGCGCGCCGGAGTTCGCGTCCAGGTTTCGCACTTGAAGACATCGGGGCAGGCTCACTGGCATAAACTGGAGGCTGCGCTGGAAAAGATGGAGACAGCGCGTGCCGGCGGAATAGAGCTGGCCGCCGACCGTTATCCATACACTGCGTCGCAAACCGATCTTGATATAGTTCTGCCGGACTGGGCGCTGTACGATGGACGCGATGCAGTGCTCGCGCGCCTGCGCGATCCGGAGACACGCGCAAAAATCCGGTGCGAAATTCTGGAGGGCCGCGGTGAATTCGGTTTTCAAGCGGTGATGATCGGGTCGGTTGAGCATCCGGCGCTCAAGCAGTTTAAAGGGATAATGGTGGACGATGTCGCCGCGAAACTAGACCTGGAGCCGGTTGATGCGCTGTTGCATATTATTGAAACCGACCAGCTGCGCACCGGTGCAAATTTTTTCGGCATGAGTGAAGAAAACATGTGGCGGATTCTGGAGCTGCCGTGGGTGATGATCGGTTGTGATGCTTCGCTGCGTGCACCGGATGGAATTCTCGGTGTCGATCATCCGCATCCGCGAGCGTATGGCACTTTTACAAAATTATTGCGTGCGGCACTTGATGGGAAAACGGTGCTGCTGCCGGAAATGATTCGTAAAATGACCGCACTGCCGGCGGAACAATTCCGTCTGAAAAACCGCGGCGTGCTGCAAAAAGGAAATGCCGCCGATGTGGTGGTTTTTACGCCGGAAAAAATAAAAGAAAAAACGACCTACGCCGAGCCGCATCAACTTTCTGAAGGCGTTACAACGTTGATTGTGAATGGAACACTGACGATTACCGGCGGGACACTGACCGGGAACCGGAACGGAAAATTTTTAGAATAG
- a CDS encoding DNA-deoxyinosine glycosylase: MANKIQSFPYSAHRNAKVLILGSMPGEESLRQQQYYAHPRNLFWDFTGELFGASRELPYEKRLAILRKSGVALWDVAHTCRRQGSLDANMTGVEANNFTALFKFAPEIHTVFFNGQTAAKLFHRLVVPELNSSAAGGRSRRLKFIILPSTSPANASVSRENKFAEWKKILKALGN, from the coding sequence GTGGCAAATAAAATTCAGAGTTTCCCATATTCAGCGCATCGCAATGCAAAAGTGCTGATTCTCGGGTCAATGCCGGGTGAAGAATCGCTGCGGCAGCAGCAGTATTATGCGCATCCGCGTAATTTATTCTGGGATTTTACGGGTGAACTTTTCGGTGCGAGCCGCGAGCTGCCGTATGAAAAGCGTTTGGCGATATTAAGAAAATCCGGTGTAGCGCTGTGGGATGTTGCACATACCTGCCGGCGGCAAGGCAGTCTGGACGCAAACATGACCGGTGTAGAGGCAAATAATTTTACGGCGCTGTTTAAATTTGCACCGGAAATTCACACCGTCTTTTTTAACGGACAGACCGCCGCCAAACTGTTTCACAGGCTTGTCGTTCCGGAATTGAACAGTTCTGCGGCCGGCGGACGCAGCCGCCGGTTAAAATTCATCATACTGCCGTCAACCAGTCCGGCAAATGCCTCAGTTTCACGGGAAAATAAATTTGCGGAATGGAAAAAGATTCTGAAGGCATTGGGAAATTAA
- the nrdD gene encoding anaerobic ribonucleoside-triphosphate reductase, translating into MTDVFIRKDAPFDGFRKRSGLVVPFSAKKIEMAIHGAVNEVSRKQNLPRNEGLAPKIAAEVIEQLNNPQSEFYVRPENDGKRIPKIEDVQDLVEILLAESGETLVVAAYKRYRKQRELARNSIRVRDGSAKRGKVDVTDASLLLVESHSAEVTLPWDRKRITKQILDKTDLAVDTAISIAKSVENRIIAGKINTVNTTLIREMVNNELTERGYQEQLRDLSLYGVPRDYVEKLMFTKSTENSNIVNNNPEAVNLGIAELVLKQWALDTIFDADIKRAHNTGAVHLHDLGYPHRVYCSSHSIEYVKKYGLKGLINLNTESKPAKTASVLTGHLNTFLASMQANYAGALGIAYINILYAPLLEGMTAKELKQIAQELIFNGSQNAFSRGGQTLFLDFNIHSGVPNYMKTVPAIGPGGKYMLRRKDGTKTMLEEVLREERDTSGYQLMDLYAMEADGSRRLVLREIIGKDGLEADGKVEKAVTAAGEKVLTYGDYTTEAQEFCRALLEVWGDGDSNGRIFEFPKCDFHVSEETFTDPEQYNIFEAACELAAKNGSTYFIFDRDEVTLSACCRLRTTINDNRMLRHPETMRFCGFQNVTINIPQASYRASRRGGDILANFYEELDKMLELVAQAHLQKKAKITEMMSGSGHPLWQIGKNSCDGKPYVNLETSTYIVGLIGVNDAVKFLIGQELHESEEAQKFGQQIVAHMYVKTKKMTKKYNLKFTLEESPAESAARRLAKSDLVYFHEEAKDIVKGDSDDVCYYTNSVHLTADAPVGLVERIREQGKYHSLIESGAITHAFIGEEKPSAKAINKLITETFFRTQSAQVTISPEFTFCNSCHHQMRGLLEKCPQCESEDVVGETRVVGYFSKVQNWNKSKRFGELKARRRGQYNVETADAGAGQKLVSVED; encoded by the coding sequence ATGACAGACGTATTTATAAGAAAAGATGCACCTTTTGACGGATTCCGGAAACGTTCCGGTCTGGTGGTTCCTTTCAGCGCAAAAAAAATAGAAATGGCCATTCACGGCGCGGTGAATGAGGTGTCGCGCAAGCAGAATCTGCCGCGTAACGAAGGCCTCGCTCCGAAAATTGCCGCCGAAGTGATCGAGCAGCTCAATAACCCGCAATCCGAATTTTATGTCCGCCCGGAAAACGATGGAAAGCGGATTCCGAAAATTGAAGACGTGCAGGACCTGGTCGAAATTCTGCTGGCCGAAAGCGGCGAAACGCTGGTGGTCGCGGCATATAAACGCTATCGCAAACAGCGCGAACTGGCGCGTAACAGTATCCGTGTGCGCGACGGCAGTGCAAAAAGAGGCAAAGTGGACGTGACAGATGCCAGCCTGCTGCTCGTCGAATCGCACTCCGCCGAAGTGACACTGCCGTGGGATCGCAAACGCATCACAAAACAGATTCTTGACAAAACCGACCTCGCTGTCGATACAGCCATCAGTATTGCGAAATCGGTTGAAAACCGCATCATTGCCGGCAAAATTAATACGGTTAACACCACGTTGATCCGTGAAATGGTGAATAACGAACTCACCGAACGCGGCTATCAGGAACAATTGCGCGACCTGTCGCTCTACGGCGTGCCGCGCGATTACGTGGAAAAACTGATGTTCACGAAGTCGACGGAAAACAGCAACATTGTGAACAATAATCCGGAAGCGGTGAATCTCGGTATCGCCGAACTGGTGCTGAAGCAGTGGGCACTGGATACAATTTTTGATGCCGATATTAAACGCGCACACAACACCGGCGCAGTGCACCTGCACGACCTCGGTTATCCGCACCGCGTGTACTGCTCCAGCCATTCGATTGAGTATGTGAAAAAGTACGGGCTGAAAGGTCTGATCAATCTGAATACAGAATCAAAACCGGCAAAAACGGCGTCCGTGCTGACAGGACACCTCAACACCTTCCTTGCGTCGATGCAGGCAAACTACGCCGGCGCGCTCGGCATCGCGTACATCAATATCCTGTATGCGCCGCTGCTCGAAGGTATGACCGCTAAAGAGCTGAAACAGATTGCGCAGGAGCTGATCTTCAACGGCTCCCAGAATGCATTCAGCCGCGGCGGGCAGACGCTGTTTCTTGACTTTAACATACATTCCGGCGTTCCGAATTACATGAAAACTGTGCCGGCGATCGGTCCCGGCGGGAAATATATGCTGCGCCGCAAAGATGGCACGAAAACCATGCTTGAGGAGGTGCTGCGCGAAGAACGCGACACCAGCGGATATCAGTTAATGGATCTCTATGCAATGGAAGCCGACGGTTCGCGCCGTCTCGTACTGCGCGAAATTATCGGTAAAGACGGCCTTGAAGCGGATGGCAAGGTCGAAAAAGCGGTGACCGCTGCCGGTGAAAAGGTTTTGACGTACGGTGATTACACCACAGAAGCGCAGGAGTTCTGCCGTGCACTGCTCGAGGTCTGGGGCGACGGTGACAGCAACGGTCGCATTTTTGAATTCCCGAAATGCGACTTCCACGTCAGTGAAGAAACCTTCACCGATCCGGAACAATACAATATTTTTGAAGCAGCGTGTGAACTCGCGGCGAAAAACGGTTCGACCTATTTCATCTTCGATCGCGACGAAGTCACACTCTCCGCCTGCTGCCGTCTGCGCACAACGATTAATGATAACCGCATGCTGCGTCATCCGGAAACCATGCGCTTCTGCGGATTCCAGAATGTAACGATTAATATCCCGCAGGCATCCTACCGCGCATCGCGCCGCGGCGGCGATATTCTCGCAAACTTTTACGAAGAGCTCGACAAAATGCTCGAACTTGTCGCACAGGCACATCTGCAGAAGAAAGCCAAGATTACCGAAATGATGAGCGGCAGCGGACACCCGCTGTGGCAGATCGGAAAAAATTCATGCGACGGGAAACCGTATGTGAATCTCGAAACCTCAACGTACATTGTTGGTCTGATCGGCGTGAATGACGCAGTGAAATTCCTGATCGGACAGGAGCTGCACGAGAGCGAGGAAGCGCAAAAATTCGGTCAGCAGATTGTAGCGCACATGTATGTGAAAACGAAAAAGATGACGAAGAAATACAATCTGAAGTTCACACTCGAAGAATCGCCGGCGGAAAGCGCTGCGCGCCGTCTGGCGAAGAGCGACCTCGTCTACTTCCATGAAGAGGCGAAGGACATTGTGAAAGGAGACAGTGACGATGTCTGCTATTACACCAACTCTGTGCATCTCACCGCTGATGCGCCGGTCGGTCTGGTGGAACGCATTCGCGAACAGGGGAAATATCACAGCCTGATCGAGTCCGGTGCGATAACACACGCGTTCATCGGCGAAGAAAAGCCCTCTGCAAAAGCGATCAATAAACTGATCACGGAAACATTTTTCCGTACGCAGTCGGCACAGGTTACCATTTCGCCGGAATTCACCTTCTGTAACAGCTGCCATCACCAGATGCGCGGGCTGCTGGAAAAATGTCCGCAGTGCGAGTCCGAAGATGTCGTTGGTGAAACCCGCGTAGTCGGCTATTTCAGCAAAGTTCAAAACTGGAATAAATCCAAACGGTTCGGCGAACTGAAAGCGCGCCGGCGCGGACAGTATAATGTTGAAACTGCTGATGCCGGCGCCGGACAGAAATTAGTTTCGGTTGAAGATTAA
- a CDS encoding anaerobic ribonucleoside-triphosphate reductase activating protein gives MPEDSPVYAFLEKPSMIDYPGYLCGTFFTSGCNFTCGFCHNATLMGRKKKCLTWGRLREVCAKFKTEWVDAVCITGGEPTLEPDLPKLIQFMRDFDFKVKLDSNGSRPEMLEMCLPLIDYIAMDIKSSVSAYPQLTGFSQLEKITQSVQLIMNSGIEYEFRTTVIEPFHTDAQMGEIGELIRGAKRYTIQPFLPQENLPNPEMRTLRRTTPERLHVIEKIVAPYVQEVIVRGAGI, from the coding sequence ATGCCCGAAGATTCTCCAGTTTACGCTTTTCTTGAAAAACCTTCAATGATCGATTATCCCGGCTATTTGTGCGGAACGTTTTTTACGAGCGGCTGCAACTTCACCTGCGGATTCTGCCATAACGCGACGCTGATGGGACGTAAGAAAAAATGTCTGACCTGGGGCCGGTTGAGAGAAGTCTGCGCCAAATTTAAAACTGAATGGGTGGATGCCGTTTGCATTACCGGCGGCGAGCCGACACTCGAGCCCGATCTGCCCAAACTGATTCAATTTATGCGCGATTTCGACTTCAAAGTGAAACTCGATTCAAACGGCTCGCGTCCTGAAATGTTAGAAATGTGTCTGCCGCTGATTGATTATATTGCGATGGACATCAAATCCTCTGTGTCCGCTTATCCGCAGCTCACCGGTTTTTCACAGCTTGAAAAAATCACTCAGTCCGTGCAGCTGATTATGAACAGCGGCATTGAGTATGAATTCCGCACAACCGTTATCGAGCCGTTTCACACCGACGCACAGATGGGTGAGATCGGCGAACTCATCCGCGGCGCAAAGCGTTACACCATTCAACCGTTTCTGCCACAGGAAAATCTGCCCAATCCTGAAATGCGCACACTCCGGCGCACCACGCCGGAACGGTTGCATGTCATCGAAAAAATCGTTGCGCCCTACGTTCAGGAAGTCATCGTGCGCGGCGCCGGAATTTAG
- a CDS encoding dihydroorotate dehydrogenase: protein MNVDLKIKIGLLEMKNPVTVASGTFGYGPEYANYVDLNRLGAITVKGVSAEPHIGNPPPRTFEVASGMLNAIGLPGPGAGGFIKNYLPFLKKFDVPVIVNIWGRTVEDYGRVAEMLDVEEGVHALEVNVSCPNVKEGGALYGTYIDPFKAVVDEVRAKTGKPLIVKLAPNVTDIKAFALAAQDCGADAVSIMNSYPAMAINIETRRPELANRTGGLSGPAIKPIAVKLVWEAAQAIKIPIIGMGGVSSPEDALEFIIAGATGVAVGTSTFTDPSTAIRVIEGIERWMIAHGANSIAELRGTVQL, encoded by the coding sequence ATGAATGTTGATCTGAAAATAAAAATTGGTTTGCTGGAGATGAAAAACCCGGTAACAGTGGCGTCGGGAACGTTCGGTTACGGACCGGAGTATGCGAATTATGTTGATTTAAACCGGCTGGGCGCGATCACGGTGAAAGGAGTTTCAGCGGAGCCGCACATCGGCAATCCACCGCCGCGCACATTTGAAGTCGCGAGCGGAATGCTGAATGCGATCGGGCTGCCCGGTCCCGGTGCCGGCGGTTTTATTAAAAATTATCTGCCGTTTCTTAAAAAATTTGATGTACCGGTGATCGTAAATATCTGGGGCAGAACAGTGGAGGATTACGGTCGCGTTGCCGAAATGCTGGATGTGGAAGAGGGCGTGCATGCGCTGGAAGTGAATGTATCGTGCCCGAATGTAAAAGAGGGCGGTGCACTGTACGGGACGTATATTGATCCGTTTAAAGCGGTGGTTGACGAAGTCCGTGCCAAAACCGGCAAGCCGCTGATTGTAAAACTGGCGCCGAATGTAACGGACATTAAAGCGTTTGCACTCGCGGCGCAGGACTGCGGCGCCGATGCGGTTTCAATTATGAATTCATATCCGGCCATGGCGATTAATATTGAAACGCGCAGGCCGGAACTTGCAAACCGCACCGGCGGACTTTCCGGCCCGGCGATTAAACCGATTGCAGTCAAGCTGGTGTGGGAGGCGGCGCAGGCAATTAAAATTCCGATTATCGGCATGGGCGGCGTCAGCTCGCCGGAAGATGCGCTGGAATTTATTATTGCCGGTGCAACCGGCGTTGCCGTCGGAACATCCACGTTTACTGATCCGTCGACTGCAATCCGTGTAATTGAAGGTATTGAGCGCTGGATGATTGCGCACGGTGCAAACTCTATCGCCGAACTGAGGGGAACGGTTCAGTTATGA
- a CDS encoding DNRLRE domain-containing protein translates to MQKTKKAIFHADSVDGIRRPKASLKLLQKILSVGGKTIECSVIFPVKKIAGMICLFIFIFLYVPADEVVFQQGVTNEFSGGSAYSGTRDTYINISNSRNYGGITSFAYGLTGSFYALLRFDLSSLTHLASKITIHSASIELVPRAGSGRGEIDFGVYALNSVHAGWVEGTGEGGAADLVLGATCGTHFLYDTVKWSGGGVFSTADYDFSNPLYTGRSSLTSNNIITLPPDIVLSWIKTPANNAGIVFVANDTTDALYTQVFSSRYSTVTHRPKLVINYTVFQSSVRLIMIH, encoded by the coding sequence ATGCAAAAAACAAAAAAAGCTATTTTTCATGCAGATTCTGTTGATGGAATCCGCCGACCTAAAGCATCGCTTAAACTTTTGCAAAAAATACTTTCAGTCGGCGGGAAAACCATCGAGTGTTCTGTGATTTTTCCGGTGAAAAAAATTGCTGGTATGATTTGTCTGTTTATATTTATATTTTTATATGTACCGGCAGATGAGGTGGTTTTTCAACAGGGAGTTACTAACGAATTCTCCGGAGGAAGTGCTTATTCCGGTACCCGGGATACGTATATTAATATCAGCAACAGTAGAAATTATGGCGGCATAACTTCTTTTGCATACGGACTCACCGGATCTTTTTATGCTTTGCTGAGATTCGATCTTTCTTCATTAACCCATTTAGCGTCAAAAATTACGATTCACTCCGCATCAATCGAATTAGTTCCTCGTGCCGGATCCGGTCGTGGCGAAATTGATTTTGGAGTTTATGCATTGAACAGTGTTCATGCCGGTTGGGTAGAAGGAACAGGAGAAGGCGGAGCCGCTGATCTTGTTCTTGGCGCCACCTGCGGGACACATTTCTTATATGATACTGTCAAGTGGTCTGGCGGAGGAGTTTTTAGTACGGCTGATTACGATTTTTCCAATCCGCTTTATACGGGGAGATCAAGCCTTACTTCAAATAATATTATAACTCTTCCGCCGGACATAGTTTTGTCATGGATTAAAACTCCTGCAAACAATGCCGGAATAGTTTTTGTGGCCAACGACACTACAGATGCCCTTTACACGCAGGTTTTTTCTTCACGATATAGTACAGTAACCCATCGTCCGAAATTAGTTATTAATTATACAGTTTTTCAATCTTCAGTTAGACTGATAATGATTCACTAA
- a CDS encoding FCD domain-containing protein, giving the protein MTAAEQVLNWIETYIEENRLGVGDALPGELDMVAETGISRIPVREALTALKVFGIIQSRRKGGIRIIRDPVTLELRHYFSGQHKIAHHHHDMVEFRAAMELGLGPLTLKRITKTAIKKLRRIVDDIDKKNDQVTVEDFIHAETEFHRTLTEGCGNRLASLLVHIYAPVFKSRWTDSNPLSKRAKAHRETWVKQHKSMVEALEEKDLNRFLTGLRKHMYPYFKIL; this is encoded by the coding sequence ATGACAGCAGCGGAACAAGTTTTAAACTGGATTGAAACCTACATAGAGGAAAACCGGCTCGGAGTGGGCGATGCTTTGCCTGGAGAGCTTGATATGGTTGCAGAAACCGGGATCAGCCGGATACCTGTCAGGGAGGCGCTGACTGCGCTCAAGGTTTTCGGGATCATTCAATCTCGGCGAAAAGGAGGAATCCGTATTATTCGCGATCCGGTGACACTTGAATTACGACATTATTTTTCAGGCCAACATAAAATCGCGCACCACCATCATGACATGGTGGAATTCCGGGCGGCGATGGAATTGGGATTGGGGCCGTTAACGCTAAAGCGGATTACTAAAACGGCAATAAAAAAACTCCGCCGGATCGTGGATGACATAGATAAAAAAAATGATCAGGTGACCGTTGAGGATTTTATTCATGCAGAAACTGAATTTCACCGAACTCTAACAGAAGGTTGCGGTAACCGCCTGGCCAGCTTATTGGTGCATATTTATGCGCCGGTATTCAAAAGTCGATGGACAGATAGTAATCCGCTTTCGAAAAGAGCGAAAGCACACAGAGAAACCTGGGTAAAGCAGCATAAAAGCATGGTTGAAGCGCTGGAAGAAAAAGACCTGAATCGGTTTTTGACTGGCTTACGTAAACATATGTATCCGTATTTTAAAATACTGTGA
- a CDS encoding dihydroorotate dehydrogenase electron transfer subunit, whose translation MEKDSEGIGKLNAFDAAAESPHNLRPMIQEKTTVLEHICYQGEYRMLTFAAPGIGPKARPGKFIHLRVPRLEQCVLRRPFSIFKADAGSVSILYKSVGKGTQAMMDIQPGEEVNLLGPLGTGFPAPVKDTTAVALVGGGYGSAALYLQAVASPVKGTVFIGGRSAGDILCIKEFKALGWDVVITTDDGSCGRQGLVTQALDEWLHKRAGNLSAVEVFACGPNGMLEAIGTRAVAQKFTAWLSMDRNMACGTGACLTCVIKRKKKTGGWEWVRCCKEGPVFNAEEIYWD comes from the coding sequence ATGGAAAAAGATTCTGAAGGCATTGGGAAATTAAATGCATTTGACGCGGCGGCGGAAAGCCCGCACAATCTCCGCCCGATGATACAGGAAAAAACAACCGTTCTTGAACACATCTGCTATCAGGGCGAATACCGGATGCTCACATTCGCGGCACCGGGAATCGGCCCGAAAGCGCGCCCCGGAAAATTTATTCATCTGCGTGTACCGCGACTTGAACAGTGTGTACTGCGCCGGCCGTTCAGTATATTTAAGGCGGATGCCGGTAGCGTTTCGATTCTTTATAAATCTGTCGGCAAAGGTACGCAGGCAATGATGGATATTCAGCCCGGCGAAGAGGTGAATCTGCTCGGTCCGCTTGGCACCGGATTCCCGGCGCCGGTAAAAGATACGACCGCTGTCGCACTTGTCGGCGGCGGTTACGGCAGTGCAGCGCTCTATTTACAGGCAGTTGCGTCGCCGGTAAAAGGAACTGTTTTTATCGGGGGACGAAGCGCCGGCGATATCCTTTGTATTAAAGAATTCAAAGCGCTCGGCTGGGATGTGGTGATCACCACGGATGACGGATCGTGCGGGCGCCAAGGGCTTGTCACCCAAGCACTGGATGAGTGGCTGCATAAGCGTGCCGGGAATTTGAGTGCTGTGGAGGTGTTTGCGTGCGGTCCAAACGGAATGCTCGAGGCCATTGGCACCCGTGCGGTAGCACAGAAATTTACTGCGTGGCTTTCAATGGATCGCAATATGGCGTGCGGTACAGGGGCATGTTTGACGTGCGTTATCAAACGCAAGAAAAAAACCGGCGGCTGGGAGTGGGTGCGCTGCTGTAAAGAAGGTCCTGTCTTTAACGCCGAGGAAATTTACTGGGATTAA